The Terriglobia bacterium genome has a window encoding:
- a CDS encoding TIGR03435 family protein: MTVKDRSKFAEKSGTAWVTAKPADLPDGVDDRQGVAAEEAGWVYGFNVTMPELIPLLGRKTGRPIVDQTGVTSRFSFSVTYDLELTRPGVVNQVSPGDIAVPGDIRPPNEIKSLLSVLEREAGIKLELSKQPVDVLVIDHIEKPSEN; this comes from the coding sequence ATGACCGTCAAAGATCGTTCGAAGTTCGCAGAGAAATCCGGCACGGCGTGGGTGACGGCCAAGCCTGCGGACCTGCCGGATGGGGTGGACGACAGGCAGGGCGTCGCCGCAGAGGAAGCCGGTTGGGTCTACGGCTTCAACGTCACGATGCCTGAACTTATCCCGTTGCTGGGACGCAAGACCGGCAGACCCATCGTCGATCAAACCGGTGTGACGAGCCGATTTTCTTTTTCCGTGACCTATGACCTGGAGTTGACACGCCCGGGTGTCGTAAACCAGGTTAGTCCCGGCGATATTGCCGTCCCGGGTGATATTCGTCCGCCGAACGAAATCAAATCGCTCCTCTCCGTGTTGGAGAGGGAGGCCGGGATCAAACTGGAACTCTCAAAGCAGCCTGTCGATGTACTGGTCATCGATCACATCGAGAAACCCTCCGAGAACTGA
- a CDS encoding fibronectin type III domain-containing protein, translating to MTTNKINPIRPMLGFRTMSDASVLARATAVLAGLTGNAKFLNPAVDLATFKTMIDTFAAAIAAALDGSKKAIAAKDGDRETLIKMMRQLAVYVEANCGDDLAIFTTSGFQPATTTKSSAAPLTPPVVKKIVHGANSGQLLVRVAAIRNAASYDLRYAAMANGNPGPWTTETMTTVKKGMLIGNLTPGTVYAFQVRALGPLGSTDWSDSVTMMST from the coding sequence ATGACGACAAATAAGATCAACCCGATACGACCGATGCTGGGTTTCAGGACCATGAGCGACGCCAGTGTCCTGGCCCGCGCCACGGCGGTGCTGGCGGGACTGACGGGAAATGCAAAGTTCCTGAACCCTGCTGTGGATCTGGCAACGTTCAAGACAATGATCGACACGTTTGCGGCCGCAATCGCGGCGGCGTTGGATGGAAGCAAGAAAGCCATCGCCGCAAAAGACGGCGACCGTGAGACCTTGATCAAAATGATGAGGCAACTCGCGGTCTATGTCGAAGCGAATTGCGGCGACGATCTCGCTATCTTTACGACGAGCGGTTTCCAGCCCGCCACGACGACAAAATCGTCGGCGGCGCCGCTGACTCCGCCGGTCGTGAAGAAGATCGTGCACGGCGCCAACAGCGGACAGCTGTTGGTCCGGGTCGCTGCGATCCGGAACGCGGCGAGTTACGACCTGCGATACGCCGCGATGGCCAACGGCAATCCCGGTCCATGGACGACGGAAACGATGACCACGGTGAAAAAGGGAATGCTGATCGGCAACCTCACTCCCGGCACCGTCTATGCGTTTCAGGTCCGGGCGTTGGGCCCTCTCGGATCTACCGATTGGAGCGACTCCGTGACAATGATGTCGACGTAG
- a CDS encoding type II toxin-antitoxin system VapC family toxin, which yields MTRTFVADASVAIGWVHPSQATPETAEMLDAIADGAALEVPALWPLEVANALTVLGRRRKLTEEERETALVWLRALPLRIDHEMSSLAFSRLSELAVAHGLSVYDAAYLELAQRRKLKLACKDGPLRKAAARSGVRLW from the coding sequence GTGACGCGGACATTCGTAGCCGATGCGTCCGTGGCCATCGGCTGGGTTCATCCCAGTCAAGCAACTCCTGAAACGGCCGAGATGTTGGACGCCATAGCCGACGGCGCAGCGCTTGAAGTACCGGCACTTTGGCCGCTGGAAGTGGCGAATGCCCTGACAGTTCTGGGCCGGCGCCGAAAACTGACGGAGGAAGAGCGCGAGACCGCGTTGGTCTGGCTTCGCGCGCTTCCGTTGCGTATCGATCACGAAATGTCCTCGCTCGCCTTTTCCCGACTGTCGGAACTGGCGGTTGCCCATGGACTCTCCGTGTACGACGCGGCATACCTGGAACTCGCGCAGCGTCGAAAACTTAAGCTGGCCTGTAAAGATGGACCATTGCGAAAGGCAGCAGCCCGATCAGGTGTGCGGCTGTGGTAG
- a CDS encoding type II toxin-antitoxin system prevent-host-death family antitoxin, which translates to MAKVTAFEAKTHFGDLLDRVSKGEEIVITRHDRPVARIVPENAQRLDDVRRAVEGLRELQQQIRLRSKAKLTGRDVQSAIEEGRL; encoded by the coding sequence ATGGCCAAGGTAACTGCCTTTGAGGCGAAGACTCATTTCGGAGACCTCCTGGACCGTGTATCAAAAGGCGAGGAGATTGTGATTACCCGCCACGACCGGCCAGTTGCACGCATTGTGCCCGAGAATGCTCAGCGGCTCGATGACGTCCGCCGTGCCGTCGAGGGGCTTCGTGAGTTGCAGCAACAGATCCGGCTGAGATCCAAAGCAAAGCTGACCGGCCGCGATGTCCAATCGGCGATTGAAGAAGGACGGCTGTGA
- a CDS encoding TIR domain-containing protein, which produces MESKVEQLKALIVEGEKFSFANFSIRTDSKYGGEDTPAWLTWKTRVRFVLNGLVSEQSAPMALCAKAQGILTAGNLADSFDAQKGMLLAALKETLTVVEGDPYGEAAQQKAVPKSAVISNHVFIVHGHDHALKTDLEVFLKGIGLEPIVLHRQPDEGKTIIEKFEKHADVGYAFVLLTPDELAYTVDQEKLPEDQRKKEYRARPNVIWEFGFFSGRLGRSRVCCLLKGTVTKPSDIDGLVYKDASGGVESIAYAIIKELKAAGYIIKI; this is translated from the coding sequence ATGGAAAGTAAGGTCGAACAGCTAAAGGCGCTAATTGTCGAGGGCGAGAAATTCAGCTTCGCCAATTTTTCAATCCGGACGGACTCTAAATACGGAGGAGAGGATACTCCAGCATGGCTAACATGGAAGACCCGCGTGCGATTCGTATTGAACGGACTGGTAAGCGAACAGTCAGCGCCAATGGCATTGTGCGCTAAAGCGCAGGGTATTTTAACAGCCGGAAATCTCGCAGATAGCTTCGACGCCCAAAAAGGTATGCTTCTTGCGGCACTAAAAGAAACGCTGACAGTAGTTGAAGGTGACCCGTACGGCGAAGCGGCGCAACAAAAAGCTGTGCCGAAATCTGCGGTAATTTCCAACCATGTTTTCATTGTGCATGGACACGATCACGCGTTGAAGACGGATTTAGAGGTATTCCTCAAGGGCATCGGGCTAGAACCTATTGTGTTGCACCGTCAGCCGGATGAAGGGAAGACGATAATCGAGAAGTTCGAGAAGCATGCTGACGTGGGTTACGCATTTGTTCTCCTCACTCCTGACGAACTGGCTTACACGGTAGACCAGGAAAAGCTGCCTGAGGATCAACGCAAGAAGGAGTATCGTGCCCGCCCGAATGTGATATGGGAATTCGGCTTTTTCAGCGGCCGGCTAGGGCGTAGTCGGGTTTGTTGCCTGCTCAAAGGAACCGTCACAAAACCCAGTGACATTGATGGCCTTGTGTACAAAGATGCTTCCGGCGGTGTGGAAAGTATTGCGTACGCCATCATCAAGGAGCTTAAAGCGGCGGGATACATAATCAAGATCTGA
- a CDS encoding DUF433 domain-containing protein codes for MSKLEEAEKLLAQLTRGEKAQVLQWLARDLGDAFPGIESNPNICGGEPCIVRTRIPVWLPEQARRLGTQEAELLRNYPTLKAEDLANAWAYVRAHRAEIDQQIAESEAA; via the coding sequence GTGAGCAAACTTGAGGAGGCCGAAAAACTATTGGCCCAGCTGACGCGTGGCGAAAAGGCGCAGGTACTGCAGTGGCTGGCACGAGATCTCGGAGACGCGTTTCCTGGAATTGAGTCCAATCCAAACATATGTGGCGGCGAGCCATGTATCGTGCGGACCAGGATTCCAGTTTGGTTGCCCGAACAAGCACGGAGGCTGGGTACACAGGAAGCGGAATTACTTCGAAATTATCCAACATTGAAAGCTGAGGATCTCGCCAATGCATGGGCCTACGTTCGCGCCCATCGCGCTGAGATCGATCAACAGATTGCGGAAAGCGAGGCCGCCTGA
- a CDS encoding DUF5615 family PIN-like protein: protein MARLYANENFPLAVVVRLRELGHDVLTTLDAGKANQAIKDAEVLRFAASEGRAVLTLNRKHFVRLHQTATAHASIVVCTYDPDFPGQAERIYEAIKNVDDLKQKIIRVNRVAD, encoded by the coding sequence TTGGCCAGGCTTTACGCGAATGAAAACTTCCCGCTTGCTGTCGTTGTGAGGCTTCGCGAACTCGGCCATGACGTTCTCACCACTCTCGACGCAGGCAAAGCCAATCAGGCAATCAAGGATGCCGAAGTGTTGAGGTTCGCCGCATCGGAGGGTCGCGCAGTGCTGACGCTGAATCGCAAACATTTCGTGAGGCTCCATCAGACGGCAACTGCGCACGCGAGCATCGTTGTGTGCACATATGACCCGGATTTTCCTGGGCAAGCGGAACGGATCTATGAAGCGATCAAGAATGTGGACGATTTGAAGCAGAAAATTATAAGAGTGAATCGGGTGGCCGATTAA
- a CDS encoding antitoxin family protein, with translation MSIKAVYENGIFKPLEDVPLKEGTEVEAYPMEKKGNGDQGSSSEKRGKSLLDNPAFGMWKDYDEIGTGINFENRLRQYRK, from the coding sequence ATGAGCATCAAAGCAGTCTACGAGAACGGCATCTTCAAGCCTCTCGAAGATGTCCCACTCAAGGAAGGGACTGAGGTCGAAGCGTACCCGATGGAGAAGAAGGGGAATGGCGATCAGGGAAGCTCTTCGGAGAAACGCGGAAAGTCTCTTCTCGATAATCCCGCTTTCGGAATGTGGAAGGACTACGACGAGATCGGGACTGGCATCAATTTCGAGAACCGCCTGCGCCAATACCGGAAGTGA
- a CDS encoding PQQ-binding-like beta-propeller repeat protein has product MNRYHLQRELGRGTSGIVYKALDTLTAQVVAVKVFHNLPGAPVREVFIAHQVTHLNVCRIYLYFVEEDGTKLLVMEYIDGRTLADRLLEGPLSWSEAQAIVVEILNGLKAIHEMKHIHFDLKPSNLMLTRDGHVKILDLGQARPIDPVDFETGNTPGGTPAYGAPEQAMGAKCDARADLFCFGRVLGEMLSGVRPRPPAPLELPPGVPGDVKGVVERCIEIDRKNRYNSVDQVRVALGLEAPKLQLSKGRTALLAASAIALILVAVYFFSSVGAVDREGSRLSRPAARVPSVPSTEKVAKQQPKTIHRVAVLNFLNLSGDSALDPYTAGIAETITAELAQVTGLTVVERARVIDTVHDVEIPKFDQLPAATAREIGKAIGVDALIIGSFQTTGNDVRLIGRIVDPITGEVIRSASTADGPFKDLFKLQGDLARQLAVLIVAAAQGPEKQAPTGHSIEAFQAFSSGVYFLQNDLAAGALKAFDRTIASDPQYPAANYYRGLALEKLNRLDEASDALMRALPQSESEKTVLSNWDPMYANPIRGMIRANNAAAFHNQRDLFAPRKATPLQRAVYAERNGKSTVLQFVNLEKGSVRRVEVADENIILTNAYGNDTLTLVASIDANAPPAQRKIGLYAFAKDGSLGWHSELADFGNDAPRFAPIGTDVYIYYPALQRFDLLEGRTGDRLWRRDDLAVDGTEAPWTARTKAYGEIFIFKSRDTYRAIRKSDGSDAWSVSVHSEKPSELLTEKGLAVFEPERRVFFVDLETGKAAGEIAIEQYADVLRTVAGPKWLAGAMAQGNVLYILSKDFEVCAIDLTKFRLLWRTPVQRRVQHFRLLRNRLYLGTAQGDILVLDAASGGILNTIKVTDRGVLLDRVDEDGLVVRSNNTLYGFTLDGAKIWEYPSVDMGPGVTFLNGTAVVYNSPLQISAVETATGKQIWHYEGPETPAVLAEAGRLFILDVTGIKEYATAAQANAVTDKDTETELARTYLARHDLVQARVFAAKASSLDPDYPPLVLLEARLSQAEGNKARSGKELARYADLTGLDSKEGRRTIAELKRDHRLLWVSDVGFDVAGDPVLIGDRLVSAGRKSAQDAEGVPLDRSIVGLDPDTGALAWRFPTERFTASVAVKDPLPYLYYAAGSQADLNSVFLYRVDVRTGDRKQLATWKGKQRIDQAWIAYAAGRIFVASVVPDINTHTVQVFVDAFDAVSGARAWTHNQTLKIGSRDAGEPIRMFAAHDNAVMYSVGQQTYALRATDGSLQAAVPPAAVAKQNNRKLDLLWPASTTLVDGRRVFAFTAHGHAFALKLPA; this is encoded by the coding sequence ATGAATAGATACCACCTCCAACGCGAACTCGGCCGGGGAACCTCCGGCATTGTCTATAAAGCCTTAGACACGCTCACGGCCCAAGTCGTCGCGGTGAAGGTCTTCCATAATCTCCCCGGCGCCCCGGTGCGCGAGGTCTTCATTGCCCACCAGGTCACGCATCTCAACGTGTGCCGCATCTATCTTTACTTCGTGGAAGAGGACGGAACCAAACTCCTTGTCATGGAGTACATCGACGGGCGCACTCTCGCCGACCGTCTCCTTGAAGGACCGCTTTCCTGGAGCGAAGCGCAGGCCATCGTCGTCGAGATCCTTAACGGTCTCAAGGCGATCCATGAGATGAAACACATCCATTTCGACCTGAAACCCTCAAACCTCATGCTCACCCGCGACGGCCACGTGAAAATCCTGGATTTGGGACAGGCCCGCCCGATCGATCCCGTCGATTTCGAAACAGGAAACACTCCGGGCGGCACGCCTGCCTACGGCGCTCCCGAACAGGCAATGGGCGCGAAATGCGACGCCCGCGCAGACCTGTTTTGCTTCGGCCGCGTTCTCGGTGAAATGTTGTCGGGCGTACGCCCCAGACCGCCCGCGCCGCTCGAGCTTCCGCCCGGCGTGCCCGGCGATGTGAAGGGCGTGGTAGAACGCTGCATCGAAATCGATCGCAAGAACCGCTACAACTCCGTTGACCAAGTCCGGGTTGCGTTGGGCCTCGAGGCGCCAAAGCTGCAATTATCCAAAGGCCGCACCGCACTTCTCGCCGCTTCGGCCATCGCATTGATCCTCGTCGCCGTGTACTTCTTCTCTTCCGTAGGCGCGGTCGATCGAGAAGGCTCCAGGCTGTCGCGTCCTGCGGCTCGCGTGCCGTCCGTCCCATCGACCGAAAAGGTTGCGAAACAGCAGCCGAAGACCATCCATCGCGTCGCGGTCCTCAACTTCCTCAACCTGAGCGGCGACAGCGCGCTCGATCCCTACACCGCCGGCATTGCCGAAACCATCACCGCCGAGCTCGCGCAGGTGACCGGCCTCACCGTCGTCGAGCGCGCCCGCGTGATCGATACGGTTCATGACGTGGAGATCCCTAAGTTCGATCAGCTTCCCGCTGCCACCGCCCGCGAGATCGGTAAGGCGATCGGCGTCGACGCCCTGATCATCGGGAGCTTCCAGACAACCGGCAATGACGTGAGGCTGATCGGACGCATTGTCGATCCCATAACCGGTGAGGTTATCCGCTCTGCCAGTACGGCAGACGGCCCATTCAAAGACCTCTTCAAGCTGCAGGGCGATCTCGCCAGACAACTCGCCGTCCTGATTGTCGCCGCCGCGCAAGGACCGGAGAAGCAGGCTCCCACCGGCCACAGCATCGAAGCCTTCCAGGCATTTTCGAGCGGCGTGTACTTCCTCCAGAATGATCTGGCCGCGGGTGCGCTGAAAGCGTTCGACCGGACGATTGCCAGCGATCCCCAATATCCCGCTGCCAATTATTACCGCGGCCTCGCGCTCGAGAAGCTGAACCGTCTCGACGAGGCCAGCGACGCTTTGATGCGCGCCCTTCCGCAATCCGAATCCGAAAAGACGGTCTTGTCGAACTGGGATCCCATGTATGCCAATCCCATCCGCGGTATGATCCGCGCGAACAACGCGGCGGCGTTTCATAACCAGCGGGATCTGTTTGCTCCACGAAAGGCGACACCCCTGCAGCGCGCTGTCTACGCCGAACGCAACGGCAAGTCGACAGTCCTGCAGTTCGTGAATCTCGAAAAGGGTTCGGTCCGCCGTGTGGAAGTGGCGGATGAAAACATCATTCTCACCAATGCCTATGGCAACGACACCCTCACCCTCGTGGCCTCGATCGACGCGAACGCTCCTCCTGCGCAACGGAAAATCGGCTTATATGCGTTTGCGAAGGACGGCAGCCTGGGCTGGCATAGCGAACTCGCCGATTTCGGAAACGATGCCCCGCGATTCGCGCCGATCGGCACCGACGTCTACATCTATTACCCGGCTCTGCAGCGTTTCGATCTCCTTGAGGGCCGCACGGGCGATCGTCTGTGGAGACGGGACGACCTGGCCGTGGACGGCACCGAGGCGCCATGGACCGCGCGCACGAAGGCGTACGGCGAGATTTTCATCTTCAAATCCCGGGACACGTACCGGGCCATCCGCAAATCGGATGGGAGCGACGCCTGGTCCGTGAGCGTCCACTCGGAGAAACCCTCGGAGCTCCTGACGGAAAAGGGCCTGGCCGTCTTCGAGCCGGAGCGGCGCGTTTTCTTTGTCGATCTGGAAACCGGGAAGGCTGCGGGCGAAATCGCGATCGAACAATACGCCGACGTCTTGCGGACAGTGGCGGGGCCGAAGTGGCTGGCCGGAGCTATGGCTCAGGGCAACGTCCTCTATATATTGTCGAAAGACTTCGAGGTTTGCGCCATCGACCTGACGAAATTCCGCCTGCTGTGGCGCACGCCGGTCCAGAGGCGGGTGCAACATTTCCGGCTGCTCCGGAACCGGCTCTACCTGGGTACGGCTCAGGGCGATATCCTGGTTCTCGACGCAGCCTCCGGAGGAATCCTCAACACCATCAAAGTGACGGACCGCGGCGTTCTGCTCGACCGCGTCGACGAGGATGGCCTCGTCGTGCGATCGAACAACACGCTTTACGGTTTCACGCTGGACGGCGCCAAAATCTGGGAATACCCGTCGGTCGACATGGGACCCGGCGTGACTTTCCTGAACGGCACGGCCGTCGTCTACAATTCGCCGCTTCAGATTTCCGCCGTTGAGACCGCAACCGGCAAACAAATCTGGCACTACGAAGGACCCGAAACGCCCGCCGTCCTGGCCGAAGCGGGCCGGCTCTTTATCCTCGACGTCACGGGCATCAAGGAATATGCGACGGCAGCGCAGGCAAACGCCGTGACGGACAAGGACACGGAGACGGAGCTGGCACGGACATATCTGGCCAGGCATGATCTGGTTCAAGCGCGCGTCTTCGCCGCCAAAGCATCGTCGCTCGATCCGGATTATCCTCCGCTGGTGCTGCTCGAAGCACGGCTGTCGCAGGCCGAAGGAAACAAGGCGCGCAGCGGAAAGGAACTGGCGCGATACGCGGATCTCACCGGACTCGATTCGAAAGAGGGCCGCCGCACGATCGCGGAACTGAAGCGGGATCATCGGCTGCTATGGGTGTCGGATGTCGGCTTCGATGTGGCCGGCGATCCGGTTTTGATCGGAGATCGTCTGGTGAGCGCCGGCCGGAAGTCTGCCCAGGACGCCGAGGGCGTCCCGCTGGATCGCTCGATCGTCGGGCTTGATCCCGACACCGGCGCCCTCGCGTGGCGGTTCCCAACCGAACGCTTTACCGCGTCGGTCGCCGTGAAGGACCCGCTACCTTATTTATATTATGCCGCCGGAAGCCAGGCCGACCTGAACAGCGTCTTCCTCTATCGCGTCGACGTGCGCACAGGCGACCGCAAACAGCTCGCCACCTGGAAAGGAAAACAGCGCATCGATCAGGCCTGGATCGCCTACGCCGCCGGCCGCATCTTCGTTGCGAGCGTGGTGCCGGATATCAACACCCACACGGTTCAGGTCTTCGTCGACGCCTTCGACGCGGTCTCCGGCGCCCGCGCCTGGACCCATAACCAAACCCTGAAGATCGGCAGCCGCGACGCCGGAGAACCTATCCGGATGTTCGCCGCCCATGACAACGCCGTCATGTATTCCGTCGGCCAGCAAACCTACGCGCTCCGCGCTACGGATGGCTCACTTCAAGCGGCAGTTCCGCCAGCAGCTGTAGCGAAACAGAACAATCGCAAGCTGGATCTGCTCTGGCCGGCTTCGACCACGCTTGTGGATGGCCGCCGGGTCTTCGCCTTCACAGCCCACGGCCACGCATTCGCCCTGAAACTCCCCGCCTAG
- a CDS encoding sigma 54-interacting transcriptional regulator codes for MNDRLRALSGPLKDSEFPFKDEETTVGRAAGNDIVLNDELASRQHFSFWREAGKLWFRHLGTRNGVRVDGEVRLRGDDLKEGSRIQCGSTIFVCLIQDKVPQKFLTVSAGEIAKNQELETLRVDYSSIEDTQAYYRGGLGASLKTGRCLTAIQDPGKLLAGLLDLILDIIPARRGAILINGRRIGPEPADFVLQVYREADSGLDTPFPYNTRLVAEVYAKREPRMPGTIVPPTICVPLLSSGQIKGVLYLEGVRGARAFEPEHLQWAEDLAETVVAGLRESRQVESIRHERDVLKAEHRFADELIGESEAIQTVFEHIEVAAGMDIPVLIHGETGTGKELVARRIHARSSRADQPLVAVNCPAVTETLFESELFGHVKGSFTGATESRDGKFKQADGGTLLLDEIGELKLEMQPKLLRALQEYEFEPVGAQRTVKVDVRVIASTNVDLEQAVREHKFRKDLYQRLKDITIVVPPLRDRREDIPLLINYFLGRFGTGLGVTGVATDALKAMLAYDWPGNIRDLRGLVRSGIAFAKAGRSDVIRLKDLPAALTEPRRAAAAAAGAAPAQGAVQMDARKIAHEILRAEAARIYAETGSIAETARRMGYSERYIYRLLKDENKER; via the coding sequence ATGAACGACAGACTTAGAGCGCTTTCAGGACCACTGAAGGATTCCGAGTTTCCATTCAAGGACGAAGAAACCACCGTCGGCAGAGCCGCCGGCAACGATATCGTTCTCAACGATGAGCTGGCCTCCCGGCAGCATTTTTCGTTCTGGCGGGAGGCCGGCAAGCTCTGGTTCCGCCATCTCGGCACGCGGAACGGAGTGCGGGTCGACGGTGAAGTGCGTCTCCGCGGGGACGACCTCAAGGAGGGCAGCCGGATCCAGTGCGGCAGCACGATCTTTGTCTGCCTGATTCAAGACAAGGTGCCGCAGAAATTTCTCACCGTGAGCGCCGGCGAGATTGCGAAAAACCAAGAGCTGGAAACATTGCGCGTAGACTACTCCTCGATCGAGGACACCCAGGCCTATTACCGCGGCGGGCTCGGGGCCTCTTTAAAGACGGGCCGCTGCCTGACCGCGATTCAAGATCCGGGCAAGCTGCTGGCGGGCCTGCTGGATTTGATTTTGGACATCATTCCTGCGAGGCGCGGAGCGATCCTGATCAACGGCAGGCGCATCGGTCCCGAGCCTGCCGATTTCGTTCTTCAGGTTTATCGCGAGGCCGATTCGGGCCTCGATACGCCGTTTCCTTACAACACCCGGCTCGTGGCGGAGGTGTATGCGAAGCGCGAACCTCGCATGCCCGGGACGATCGTTCCCCCCACCATTTGTGTTCCTTTGCTGTCCAGCGGACAGATCAAAGGCGTCCTCTATCTGGAAGGAGTGCGCGGCGCGCGCGCTTTCGAGCCGGAACACCTGCAATGGGCGGAGGACCTGGCGGAAACCGTGGTAGCCGGGCTGCGCGAGTCGCGGCAGGTTGAATCGATCCGTCATGAAAGGGACGTGCTGAAAGCCGAGCACCGGTTCGCCGATGAGCTCATTGGAGAGAGCGAAGCCATTCAAACCGTTTTCGAACACATCGAGGTGGCCGCGGGTATGGACATCCCTGTTCTGATTCACGGGGAAACCGGGACCGGCAAGGAGTTGGTCGCCCGCCGTATTCATGCGAGGAGCAGCCGCGCCGATCAACCCCTTGTCGCCGTCAACTGCCCGGCCGTGACCGAAACGCTGTTCGAAAGCGAGTTGTTCGGGCACGTCAAAGGCTCCTTCACCGGCGCGACCGAATCCCGCGACGGCAAGTTCAAGCAGGCCGACGGCGGGACGCTTCTGCTGGACGAAATCGGCGAGCTGAAGCTGGAGATGCAGCCCAAACTGCTCCGCGCCCTGCAGGAGTACGAGTTCGAGCCGGTCGGAGCCCAACGCACCGTCAAAGTCGACGTCCGTGTGATCGCATCCACGAATGTCGATCTGGAACAGGCGGTTCGGGAGCACAAGTTTCGTAAGGATCTCTACCAGCGTCTGAAGGACATCACCATCGTCGTCCCGCCCTTGCGCGACCGCCGCGAAGATATCCCGCTGCTCATCAATTATTTTCTGGGCCGCTTCGGGACCGGCCTGGGCGTTACCGGAGTTGCGACGGATGCGCTGAAAGCCATGCTGGCCTACGATTGGCCGGGCAACATCCGCGACCTTCGCGGCCTGGTCCGCTCCGGGATTGCATTTGCGAAAGCCGGCCGTTCCGACGTCATCCGGCTGAAGGATCTGCCGGCCGCGCTGACCGAGCCCCGGCGTGCGGCTGCGGCAGCAGCAGGCGCAGCGCCTGCACAAGGTGCCGTTCAAATGGACGCCCGCAAGATCGCGCACGAGATACTGAGGGCCGAGGCCGCGAGGATTTACGCTGAAACCGGCAGTATTGCGGAGACCGCCAGGCGCATGGGGTACAGCGAACGTTATATTTACCGCCTTCTCAAGGACGAAAATAAGGAACGATAG
- a CDS encoding energy transducer TonB, producing the protein MFSSTASAILLLALVSQTRINVVQNQLADAYQNKVLTLRTFSQSSHQEFDENGQLLTQSEIGPWTLYSQVFVNKVELTESRLRLSGVRVIHHRDRGSDKLSPSRSDMRVDIEVAVSSNATVSDVLQAMKNVIVGPETLVQLVPSYWRSYMGGTKQEQAPANSGDTEPIRLTSAAQASKLLRQVGPKYPDVARGLGIQGVVGLQVEINEAGDVTNISIVLPLGAGLDESALQAVSQWKYKPTIVDGRPVRVVATVTVNFAINR; encoded by the coding sequence ATGTTTTCCTCTACCGCTTCTGCCATCCTGCTGTTGGCTCTGGTAAGCCAAACACGCATAAATGTCGTCCAAAACCAACTTGCCGATGCCTATCAAAACAAGGTCCTGACGCTCCGTACATTCAGCCAGAGTAGCCACCAGGAGTTCGATGAAAATGGCCAACTCCTGACCCAGAGTGAGATTGGGCCATGGACCCTCTATTCTCAGGTGTTCGTTAACAAGGTTGAGTTGACGGAATCGCGGCTTCGTCTGAGCGGCGTGCGTGTCATACATCATCGCGATCGAGGCTCCGATAAACTGAGTCCATCTCGATCGGATATGCGGGTTGACATTGAAGTCGCCGTTAGCAGCAATGCGACAGTGTCTGATGTTCTGCAGGCGATGAAGAACGTCATTGTCGGCCCTGAAACTCTGGTACAACTCGTTCCGAGTTACTGGCGGTCGTACATGGGCGGAACAAAACAGGAACAAGCGCCTGCCAACAGTGGCGACACAGAACCCATTCGACTTACGAGTGCCGCACAGGCATCGAAGTTATTGAGACAGGTCGGCCCCAAATACCCGGACGTTGCAAGAGGTTTGGGAATTCAGGGCGTGGTGGGCCTTCAGGTAGAGATTAACGAGGCCGGAGATGTCACAAATATTTCGATCGTCCTGCCGTTAGGTGCTGGCCTCGACGAGAGTGCCCTGCAAGCGGTCAGTCAGTGGAAATATAAACCTACGATCGTCGATGGCCGCCCTGTCCGAGTTGTGGCGACTGTTACCGTAAATTTCGCGATTAACCGCTAA
- a CDS encoding type II toxin-antitoxin system RelE/ParE family toxin — MIVSYRGKNTRDFVQGKRVKAFSGIEHAAENTLAQLDAATILADLLRPGNRFESLKGDRKGQYSVRVNDQWRICFEWPKGSPGPVNVEIIDYH; from the coding sequence ATGATCGTTAGCTACCGCGGCAAGAACACAAGAGACTTTGTCCAGGGGAAACGAGTCAAGGCCTTCTCTGGGATCGAGCACGCTGCGGAGAACACGCTTGCGCAACTCGACGCGGCAACGATTCTGGCGGATTTGCTCCGGCCCGGCAATCGCTTCGAAAGCTTGAAGGGAGATCGGAAAGGGCAGTACAGCGTTCGCGTTAATGATCAATGGCGGATATGTTTTGAATGGCCCAAAGGCTCTCCCGGACCCGTGAACGTGGAGATTATTGATTATCACTAA